Proteins from one Sander lucioperca isolate FBNREF2018 chromosome 16, SLUC_FBN_1.2, whole genome shotgun sequence genomic window:
- the LOC116059785 gene encoding zinc fingers and homeoboxes protein 2-like isoform X1, with protein sequence MSSRRKSSTPCMVRVVSDVPEEQDDPEEVMDMEISADNDATEKEQSEKSQDPQQLDSENPDQQTFRKPVENQNPEPLEQEERSGDKDQPSVIEDVEATEEKDKNREGVESDPASQKQQPRGYECKYCPFSTQNLNEFKDHVDSSHPNVILNPLYLCAVCNFNTKKFDSLTEHNESQHPGETNFKFKRIKVNNQTILEQTIEGKDNSVECDVTSEQREMVPPCISTTVKTPGNTQSLYQGSELKSKRDCLIQKNQITAVNINGTVIIPEPTILQGLSHVTPLLQRPPNFNSVPKIAVPLNTTKYNPSLDDNLTLITSFSKFPYPTHAELSWLTAASKHPEDQIKVWFTTQRLKQGITWSPEEVEEARKKMFNGSIPPAHHTFTVLPNNPISQPSAKSSQQSFVHTTVGHASYVRTSTSNGLSVVATTNSPAGAAIGSIPSLKRSLPTHLTTVFGPESKRPIMAVAPHSGDAKDRGLMAPPPPPPPKDRLPMAPPPVPVETKRPIAVPLVTTELKRLCATVPLMPPPSSPLSPSSLSKGKVLSTLGNPKTKPVVSLPSIVFPESLTRPLIVPPPIFAPPFKNTLLFPLNSPITSKEKHPNTHALSAADLKLTNSPPLNTPHIRRPTIIQSIRAPPKAPSQIPGFPLDSKKLKEQQRVEVKASYPRGDKVLTPLAEANGTSRRDGKRSYNQTSLAHNNGVMHLDGSELPAVLKTDFQQKSLVLTQFPLLERMKGKTAEQLKILEENFLRNSFPTLSDVDNLAGTTRLSHQEIDSWFVERRALRDNLEQALLNSMGTKRMDSGDVSAITKKRLHQQQQQHQTLQLNGIHKPSTGVGHLKSLLPPSSALPIIAPSIPNPNSCSVPPDSRSLALLKDNFAQTRWPSPEEFSQLEGRTGRAELARWFDNSRLQSGSMELTELFHNNGVNGGQGLPVCSPKIAPPSILQRCQEGALTNNNTNNSSKVLEVELGWLMEQRANSLSSQQHDEIQDRFAGRLAQQNVAELKNGGHKGGVVVGGARGVFGSWLEDGHSKRGRELLLDRDRKLTEDASGRLTG encoded by the exons ATGTCCAGTCGAAGAAAGTCCTCCACCCCCTGCATGGTCCGGGTCGTCAGCGACGTTCCTGAAGAGCAAGATGACCCAGAGGAGGTAATGGACATGGAAATATCGGCGGACAACGATGCGACGGAAAAAGAACAATCAGAAAAGAGTCAAGACCCCCAGCAGCTGGATTCAGAGAATCCAGACCAGCAGACGTTTCGAAAACCAGTGGAAAATCAGAATCCTGAGCCATTAGAACAAGAGGAGCGGTCTGGTGACAAAGACCAACCTTCTGTCATTGAGGATGTCGAAGCCACAGAGGAGAAGGACAAGAACAGGGAAGGGGTTGAATCTGACCCAGCGTCCCAGAAACAGCAGCCCAGAGGCTACGAGTGCAAATACTGCCCGTTTTCAACGCAGAACCTGAATGAATTTAAAGACCATGTGGATTCCAGCCACCCTAACGTCATTCTCAATCCGTTGTACCTCTGCGCGGTCTGCAACTTCAACACCAAGAAGTTTGACTCGCTCACAGAGCACAACGAGAGCCAGCACCCGGGCGAGACAAACTTCAAGTTCAAGAGGATAAAAGTGAACAATCAGACTATCTTGGAGCAGACAATCGAAGGCAAGGACAATTCAGTCGAATGCGACGTGACGAGTGAGCAGCGTGAAATGGTTCCGCCTTGCATATCAACCACGGTGAAAACCCCGGGCAATACCCAGTCGCTCTATCAAGGGAGCGAACTGAAAAGCAAGCGGGACTGCCTGATCCAGAAGAATCAAATCACAGCAGTGAACATCAACGGAACAGTAATCATCCCTGAACCAACCATCCTCCAAGGGCTCTCGCATGTCACCCCGTTGCTCCAACGCCCGCCTAACTTTAACTCTGTACCAAAAATAGCTGTTCCCTTGAACACCACCAAATATAACCCTTCTTTAGACGACAACTTGACGTTGATCACCTCCTTTAGCAAGTTCCCTTACCCGACACATGCTGAGCTGTCGTGGCTGACAGCTGCCTCCAAGCACCCAGAGGACCAGATCAAAGTCTGGTTCACCACCCAGCGGCTTAAGCAAGGCATCACCTGGTCCCCGGAGGAGGTGGAAGAAGCCAGGAAGAAGATGTTCAATGGCTCCATCCCTCCTGCACATCACACGTTCACCGTCCTGCCTAACAACCCCATCTCGCAACCGTCTGCCAAATCCTCCCAACAGTCCTTTGTCCACACTACAGTCGGGCATGCAAGTTACGTCCGGACATCCACGTCTAATGGGTTAAGTGTAGTCGCCACCACAAACTCTCCAGCTGGAGCTGCAATTGGCTCCATCCCATCGCTTAAACGATCCCTGCCAACACACCTGACAACAGTGTTCGGCCCGGAGTCTAAGCGGCCCATCATGGCAGTCGCCCCTCATTCTGGCGACGCTAAAGACCGGGGCCTCATGGCTCctccgccccctcctcccccgaAAGACCGCCTCCCAATGGCTCCACCTCCTGTTCCCGTGGAGACAAAGAGACCTATAGCAGTTCCTCTGGTGACCACAGAGCTGAAGAGGCTATGCGCTACTGTGCCTTTAATGCCGCCGCCATCATCGCCGTTATCACCATCTTCGTTGTCCAAAGGGAAGGTTCTCTCGACGTTAGGAAACCCCAAAACGAAGCCGGTTGTGTCGCTGCCCTCCATAGTCTTTCCAGAGTCTTTAACAAGGCCACTGATAGTTCCCCCGCCTATTTTTGCCCCGCCATTTAAAAACACGTTACTTTTTCCTCTTAATTCGCCAATCACTTCCAAAGAAAAGCACCCGAATACCCACGCTTTGTCAGCTGCTGATCTGAAGCTGACAAACTCCCCACCACTTAACACCCCACACATAAGGAGGCCAACCATTATCCAGTCCATTCGTGCTCCGCCTAAAGCCCCATCCCAGATTCCAGGGTTTCCGTTGGATAGCAAGAAACTAAAAGAGCAGCAACGAGTGGAGGTGAAAGCCAGCTACCCCAGAGGAGATAAGGTGCTCACTCCTCTAGCAGAGGCCAACGGGACATCTCGCAGGGACGGAAAACGGTCCTACAATCAAACCTCTCTTGCTCACAACAATGGGGTCATGCATTTGGATGGCAGCGAGCTGCCAGCAGTGCTGAAAACAGACTTTCAGCAAAAGTCCTTGGTGCTTACCCAATTCCCCTTGCTGGAGAGGATGAAAGGAAAGACGGCTGAACAGCTAAAGATCTTGGAGGAGAACTTCTTGAGGAACAGCTTCCCTACACTCAGCGATGTGGACAATCTGGCCGGCACCACCCGCCTGTCCCACCAGGAAATCGACAGCTGGTTTGTGGAGCGCCGTGCACTGCGCGACAACCTGGAACAAGCCCTTCTCAACTCCATGGGCACTAAGAGGATGGACTCCGGTGATGTCTCTGCCATCACCAAGAAACGACTACAtcagcagcaacagcaacacCAAACTCTACAGCTGAATGGGATTCACAAACCAAGCACTGGTGTCGGCCATCTTAAAAGCCTTCTTCCACCCTCTTCCGCCCTGCCCATCATTGCCCCCTCTATCCCCAACCCAAATTCCTGCTCAGTGCCTCCAGACAGCCGATCCCTGGCACTCCTCAAGGACAATTTTGCTCAAACGCGGTGGCCTTCCCCTGAGGAGTTCAGCCAACTGGAAGGTCGGACGGGACGCGCCGAACTTGCCCGCTGGTTCGACAACAGTCGGCTGCAGAGCGGCAGCATGGAGCTGACAGAACTTTTTCACAACAATGGCGTGAACGGAGGGCAGGGGCTGCCTGTGTGCTCCCCCAAAATCGCTCCCCCCAGCATCCTCCAGCGCTGTCAGGAAGGAGCCCTAACaaacaacaacaccaacaacagCAGTAAGGTGTTGGAGGTTGAGTTGGGCTGGCTAATGGAGCAGCGCGCTAACAGCCTCAGCAGTCAACAGCATGATGAGATCCAAGACCGGTTTGCTGGCAG ACTGGCGCAGCAGAACGTGGCGGAGTTGAAGAACGGCGGACACAAGGGGGGAGTCGTGGTGGGAGGAGCGCGGGGGGTGTTCGGCAGCTGGCTGGAGGACGGACACTCGAAGAGAGGACGGGAGCTGCTCCTGGACAGAGACAGGAAGCTAACGGAGGACGCGTCTGGGAGGCTGACTGGATAA
- the LOC116059785 gene encoding zinc fingers and homeoboxes protein 2-like isoform X2 → MSSRRKSSTPCMVRVVSDVPEEQDDPEEVMDMEISADNDATEKEQSEKSQDPQQLDSENPDQQTFRKPVENQNPEPLEQEERSGDKDQPSVIEDVEATEEKDKNREGVESDPASQKQQPRGYECKYCPFSTQNLNEFKDHVDSSHPNVILNPLYLCAVCNFNTKKFDSLTEHNESQHPGETNFKFKRIKVNNQTILEQTIEGKDNSVECDVTSEQREMVPPCISTTVKTPGNTQSLYQGSELKSKRDCLIQKNQITAVNINGTVIIPEPTILQGLSHVTPLLQRPPNFNSVPKIAVPLNTTKYNPSLDDNLTLITSFSKFPYPTHAELSWLTAASKHPEDQIKVWFTTQRLKQGITWSPEEVEEARKKMFNGSIPPAHHTFTVLPNNPISQPSAKSSQQSFVHTTVGHASYVRTSTSNGLSVVATTNSPAGAAIGSIPSLKRSLPTHLTTVFGPESKRPIMAVAPHSGDAKDRGLMAPPPPPPPKDRLPMAPPPVPVETKRPIAVPLVTTELKRLCATVPLMPPPSSPLSPSSLSKGKVLSTLGNPKTKPVVSLPSIVFPESLTRPLIVPPPIFAPPFKNTLLFPLNSPITSKEKHPNTHALSAADLKLTNSPPLNTPHIRRPTIIQSIRAPPKAPSQIPGFPLDSKKLKEQQRVEVKASYPRGDKVLTPLAEANGTSRRDGKRSYNQTSLAHNNGVMHLDGSELPAVLKTDFQQKSLVLTQFPLLERMKGKTAEQLKILEENFLRNSFPTLSDVDNLAGTTRLSHQEIDSWFVERRALRDNLEQALLNSMGTKRMDSGDVSAITKKRLHQQQQQHQTLQLNGIHKPSTGVGHLKSLLPPSSALPIIAPSIPNPNSCSVPPDSRSLALLKDNFAQTRWPSPEEFSQLEGRTGRAELARWFDNSRLQSGSMELTELFHNNGVNGGQGLPVCSPKIAPPSTNNSSKVLEVELGWLMEQRANSLSSQQHDEIQDRFAGRLAQQNVAELKNGGHKGGVVVGGARGVFGSWLEDGHSKRGRELLLDRDRKLTEDASGRLTG, encoded by the exons ATGTCCAGTCGAAGAAAGTCCTCCACCCCCTGCATGGTCCGGGTCGTCAGCGACGTTCCTGAAGAGCAAGATGACCCAGAGGAGGTAATGGACATGGAAATATCGGCGGACAACGATGCGACGGAAAAAGAACAATCAGAAAAGAGTCAAGACCCCCAGCAGCTGGATTCAGAGAATCCAGACCAGCAGACGTTTCGAAAACCAGTGGAAAATCAGAATCCTGAGCCATTAGAACAAGAGGAGCGGTCTGGTGACAAAGACCAACCTTCTGTCATTGAGGATGTCGAAGCCACAGAGGAGAAGGACAAGAACAGGGAAGGGGTTGAATCTGACCCAGCGTCCCAGAAACAGCAGCCCAGAGGCTACGAGTGCAAATACTGCCCGTTTTCAACGCAGAACCTGAATGAATTTAAAGACCATGTGGATTCCAGCCACCCTAACGTCATTCTCAATCCGTTGTACCTCTGCGCGGTCTGCAACTTCAACACCAAGAAGTTTGACTCGCTCACAGAGCACAACGAGAGCCAGCACCCGGGCGAGACAAACTTCAAGTTCAAGAGGATAAAAGTGAACAATCAGACTATCTTGGAGCAGACAATCGAAGGCAAGGACAATTCAGTCGAATGCGACGTGACGAGTGAGCAGCGTGAAATGGTTCCGCCTTGCATATCAACCACGGTGAAAACCCCGGGCAATACCCAGTCGCTCTATCAAGGGAGCGAACTGAAAAGCAAGCGGGACTGCCTGATCCAGAAGAATCAAATCACAGCAGTGAACATCAACGGAACAGTAATCATCCCTGAACCAACCATCCTCCAAGGGCTCTCGCATGTCACCCCGTTGCTCCAACGCCCGCCTAACTTTAACTCTGTACCAAAAATAGCTGTTCCCTTGAACACCACCAAATATAACCCTTCTTTAGACGACAACTTGACGTTGATCACCTCCTTTAGCAAGTTCCCTTACCCGACACATGCTGAGCTGTCGTGGCTGACAGCTGCCTCCAAGCACCCAGAGGACCAGATCAAAGTCTGGTTCACCACCCAGCGGCTTAAGCAAGGCATCACCTGGTCCCCGGAGGAGGTGGAAGAAGCCAGGAAGAAGATGTTCAATGGCTCCATCCCTCCTGCACATCACACGTTCACCGTCCTGCCTAACAACCCCATCTCGCAACCGTCTGCCAAATCCTCCCAACAGTCCTTTGTCCACACTACAGTCGGGCATGCAAGTTACGTCCGGACATCCACGTCTAATGGGTTAAGTGTAGTCGCCACCACAAACTCTCCAGCTGGAGCTGCAATTGGCTCCATCCCATCGCTTAAACGATCCCTGCCAACACACCTGACAACAGTGTTCGGCCCGGAGTCTAAGCGGCCCATCATGGCAGTCGCCCCTCATTCTGGCGACGCTAAAGACCGGGGCCTCATGGCTCctccgccccctcctcccccgaAAGACCGCCTCCCAATGGCTCCACCTCCTGTTCCCGTGGAGACAAAGAGACCTATAGCAGTTCCTCTGGTGACCACAGAGCTGAAGAGGCTATGCGCTACTGTGCCTTTAATGCCGCCGCCATCATCGCCGTTATCACCATCTTCGTTGTCCAAAGGGAAGGTTCTCTCGACGTTAGGAAACCCCAAAACGAAGCCGGTTGTGTCGCTGCCCTCCATAGTCTTTCCAGAGTCTTTAACAAGGCCACTGATAGTTCCCCCGCCTATTTTTGCCCCGCCATTTAAAAACACGTTACTTTTTCCTCTTAATTCGCCAATCACTTCCAAAGAAAAGCACCCGAATACCCACGCTTTGTCAGCTGCTGATCTGAAGCTGACAAACTCCCCACCACTTAACACCCCACACATAAGGAGGCCAACCATTATCCAGTCCATTCGTGCTCCGCCTAAAGCCCCATCCCAGATTCCAGGGTTTCCGTTGGATAGCAAGAAACTAAAAGAGCAGCAACGAGTGGAGGTGAAAGCCAGCTACCCCAGAGGAGATAAGGTGCTCACTCCTCTAGCAGAGGCCAACGGGACATCTCGCAGGGACGGAAAACGGTCCTACAATCAAACCTCTCTTGCTCACAACAATGGGGTCATGCATTTGGATGGCAGCGAGCTGCCAGCAGTGCTGAAAACAGACTTTCAGCAAAAGTCCTTGGTGCTTACCCAATTCCCCTTGCTGGAGAGGATGAAAGGAAAGACGGCTGAACAGCTAAAGATCTTGGAGGAGAACTTCTTGAGGAACAGCTTCCCTACACTCAGCGATGTGGACAATCTGGCCGGCACCACCCGCCTGTCCCACCAGGAAATCGACAGCTGGTTTGTGGAGCGCCGTGCACTGCGCGACAACCTGGAACAAGCCCTTCTCAACTCCATGGGCACTAAGAGGATGGACTCCGGTGATGTCTCTGCCATCACCAAGAAACGACTACAtcagcagcaacagcaacacCAAACTCTACAGCTGAATGGGATTCACAAACCAAGCACTGGTGTCGGCCATCTTAAAAGCCTTCTTCCACCCTCTTCCGCCCTGCCCATCATTGCCCCCTCTATCCCCAACCCAAATTCCTGCTCAGTGCCTCCAGACAGCCGATCCCTGGCACTCCTCAAGGACAATTTTGCTCAAACGCGGTGGCCTTCCCCTGAGGAGTTCAGCCAACTGGAAGGTCGGACGGGACGCGCCGAACTTGCCCGCTGGTTCGACAACAGTCGGCTGCAGAGCGGCAGCATGGAGCTGACAGAACTTTTTCACAACAATGGCGTGAACGGAGGGCAGGGGCTGCCTGTGTGCTCCCCCAAAATCGCTCCCCCCAGC accaacaacagCAGTAAGGTGTTGGAGGTTGAGTTGGGCTGGCTAATGGAGCAGCGCGCTAACAGCCTCAGCAGTCAACAGCATGATGAGATCCAAGACCGGTTTGCTGGCAG ACTGGCGCAGCAGAACGTGGCGGAGTTGAAGAACGGCGGACACAAGGGGGGAGTCGTGGTGGGAGGAGCGCGGGGGGTGTTCGGCAGCTGGCTGGAGGACGGACACTCGAAGAGAGGACGGGAGCTGCTCCTGGACAGAGACAGGAAGCTAACGGAGGACGCGTCTGGGAGGCTGACTGGATAA
- the LOC116059785 gene encoding zinc fingers and homeoboxes protein 2-like isoform X3, whose translation MSSRRKSSTPCMVRVVSDVPEEQDDPEEVMDMEISADNDATEKEQSEKSQDPQQLDSENPDQQTFRKPVENQNPEPLEQEERSGDKDQPSVIEDVEATEEKDKNREGVESDPASQKQQPRGYECKYCPFSTQNLNEFKDHVDSSHPNVILNPLYLCAVCNFNTKKFDSLTEHNESQHPGETNFKFKRIKVNNQTILEQTIEGKDNSVECDVTSEQREMVPPCISTTVKTPGNTQSLYQGSELKSKRDCLIQKNQITAVNINGTVIIPEPTILQGLSHVTPLLQRPPNFNSVPKIAVPLNTTKYNPSLDDNLTLITSFSKFPYPTHAELSWLTAASKHPEDQIKVWFTTQRLKQGITWSPEEVEEARKKMFNGSIPPAHHTFTVLPNNPISQPSAKSSQQSFVHTTVGHASYVRTSTSNGLSVVATTNSPAGAAIGSIPSLKRSLPTHLTTVFGPESKRPIMAVAPHSGDAKDRGLMAPPPPPPPKDRLPMAPPPVPVETKRPIAVPLVTTELKRLCATVPLMPPPSSPLSPSSLSKGKVLSTLGNPKTKPVVSLPSIVFPESLTRPLIVPPPIFAPPFKNTLLFPLNSPITSKEKHPNTHALSAADLKLTNSPPLNTPHIRRPTIIQSIRAPPKAPSQIPGFPLDSKKLKEQQRVEVKASYPRGDKVLTPLAEANGTSRRDGKRSYNQTSLAHNNGVMHLDGSELPAVLKTDFQQKSLVLTQFPLLERMKGKTAEQLKILEENFLRNSFPTLSDVDNLAGTTRLSHQEIDSWFVERRALRDNLEQALLNSMGTKRMDSGDVSAITKKRLHQQQQQHQTLQLNGIHKPSTGVGHLKSLLPPSSALPIIAPSIPNPNSCSVPPDSRSLALLKDNFAQTRWPSPEEFSQLEGRTGRAELARWFDNSRLQSGSMELTELFHNNGVNGGQGLPVCSPKIAPPSILQRCQEGALTNNNTNNSSKVLEVELGWLMEQRANSLSSQQHDEIQDRFAGRCE comes from the coding sequence ATGTCCAGTCGAAGAAAGTCCTCCACCCCCTGCATGGTCCGGGTCGTCAGCGACGTTCCTGAAGAGCAAGATGACCCAGAGGAGGTAATGGACATGGAAATATCGGCGGACAACGATGCGACGGAAAAAGAACAATCAGAAAAGAGTCAAGACCCCCAGCAGCTGGATTCAGAGAATCCAGACCAGCAGACGTTTCGAAAACCAGTGGAAAATCAGAATCCTGAGCCATTAGAACAAGAGGAGCGGTCTGGTGACAAAGACCAACCTTCTGTCATTGAGGATGTCGAAGCCACAGAGGAGAAGGACAAGAACAGGGAAGGGGTTGAATCTGACCCAGCGTCCCAGAAACAGCAGCCCAGAGGCTACGAGTGCAAATACTGCCCGTTTTCAACGCAGAACCTGAATGAATTTAAAGACCATGTGGATTCCAGCCACCCTAACGTCATTCTCAATCCGTTGTACCTCTGCGCGGTCTGCAACTTCAACACCAAGAAGTTTGACTCGCTCACAGAGCACAACGAGAGCCAGCACCCGGGCGAGACAAACTTCAAGTTCAAGAGGATAAAAGTGAACAATCAGACTATCTTGGAGCAGACAATCGAAGGCAAGGACAATTCAGTCGAATGCGACGTGACGAGTGAGCAGCGTGAAATGGTTCCGCCTTGCATATCAACCACGGTGAAAACCCCGGGCAATACCCAGTCGCTCTATCAAGGGAGCGAACTGAAAAGCAAGCGGGACTGCCTGATCCAGAAGAATCAAATCACAGCAGTGAACATCAACGGAACAGTAATCATCCCTGAACCAACCATCCTCCAAGGGCTCTCGCATGTCACCCCGTTGCTCCAACGCCCGCCTAACTTTAACTCTGTACCAAAAATAGCTGTTCCCTTGAACACCACCAAATATAACCCTTCTTTAGACGACAACTTGACGTTGATCACCTCCTTTAGCAAGTTCCCTTACCCGACACATGCTGAGCTGTCGTGGCTGACAGCTGCCTCCAAGCACCCAGAGGACCAGATCAAAGTCTGGTTCACCACCCAGCGGCTTAAGCAAGGCATCACCTGGTCCCCGGAGGAGGTGGAAGAAGCCAGGAAGAAGATGTTCAATGGCTCCATCCCTCCTGCACATCACACGTTCACCGTCCTGCCTAACAACCCCATCTCGCAACCGTCTGCCAAATCCTCCCAACAGTCCTTTGTCCACACTACAGTCGGGCATGCAAGTTACGTCCGGACATCCACGTCTAATGGGTTAAGTGTAGTCGCCACCACAAACTCTCCAGCTGGAGCTGCAATTGGCTCCATCCCATCGCTTAAACGATCCCTGCCAACACACCTGACAACAGTGTTCGGCCCGGAGTCTAAGCGGCCCATCATGGCAGTCGCCCCTCATTCTGGCGACGCTAAAGACCGGGGCCTCATGGCTCctccgccccctcctcccccgaAAGACCGCCTCCCAATGGCTCCACCTCCTGTTCCCGTGGAGACAAAGAGACCTATAGCAGTTCCTCTGGTGACCACAGAGCTGAAGAGGCTATGCGCTACTGTGCCTTTAATGCCGCCGCCATCATCGCCGTTATCACCATCTTCGTTGTCCAAAGGGAAGGTTCTCTCGACGTTAGGAAACCCCAAAACGAAGCCGGTTGTGTCGCTGCCCTCCATAGTCTTTCCAGAGTCTTTAACAAGGCCACTGATAGTTCCCCCGCCTATTTTTGCCCCGCCATTTAAAAACACGTTACTTTTTCCTCTTAATTCGCCAATCACTTCCAAAGAAAAGCACCCGAATACCCACGCTTTGTCAGCTGCTGATCTGAAGCTGACAAACTCCCCACCACTTAACACCCCACACATAAGGAGGCCAACCATTATCCAGTCCATTCGTGCTCCGCCTAAAGCCCCATCCCAGATTCCAGGGTTTCCGTTGGATAGCAAGAAACTAAAAGAGCAGCAACGAGTGGAGGTGAAAGCCAGCTACCCCAGAGGAGATAAGGTGCTCACTCCTCTAGCAGAGGCCAACGGGACATCTCGCAGGGACGGAAAACGGTCCTACAATCAAACCTCTCTTGCTCACAACAATGGGGTCATGCATTTGGATGGCAGCGAGCTGCCAGCAGTGCTGAAAACAGACTTTCAGCAAAAGTCCTTGGTGCTTACCCAATTCCCCTTGCTGGAGAGGATGAAAGGAAAGACGGCTGAACAGCTAAAGATCTTGGAGGAGAACTTCTTGAGGAACAGCTTCCCTACACTCAGCGATGTGGACAATCTGGCCGGCACCACCCGCCTGTCCCACCAGGAAATCGACAGCTGGTTTGTGGAGCGCCGTGCACTGCGCGACAACCTGGAACAAGCCCTTCTCAACTCCATGGGCACTAAGAGGATGGACTCCGGTGATGTCTCTGCCATCACCAAGAAACGACTACAtcagcagcaacagcaacacCAAACTCTACAGCTGAATGGGATTCACAAACCAAGCACTGGTGTCGGCCATCTTAAAAGCCTTCTTCCACCCTCTTCCGCCCTGCCCATCATTGCCCCCTCTATCCCCAACCCAAATTCCTGCTCAGTGCCTCCAGACAGCCGATCCCTGGCACTCCTCAAGGACAATTTTGCTCAAACGCGGTGGCCTTCCCCTGAGGAGTTCAGCCAACTGGAAGGTCGGACGGGACGCGCCGAACTTGCCCGCTGGTTCGACAACAGTCGGCTGCAGAGCGGCAGCATGGAGCTGACAGAACTTTTTCACAACAATGGCGTGAACGGAGGGCAGGGGCTGCCTGTGTGCTCCCCCAAAATCGCTCCCCCCAGCATCCTCCAGCGCTGTCAGGAAGGAGCCCTAACaaacaacaacaccaacaacagCAGTAAGGTGTTGGAGGTTGAGTTGGGCTGGCTAATGGAGCAGCGCGCTAACAGCCTCAGCAGTCAACAGCATGATGAGATCCAAGACCGGTTTGCTGGCAG